One Arthrobacter sp. FW306-07-I genomic window carries:
- a CDS encoding carbohydrate ABC transporter permease yields the protein MSVLNPPRSARTRRAGGPAGAGGNFSAWANRHRKWLFAAPAMIFVGVLIIFPLAWTLYLSLTDSQGSVRAATEFIGLQNYLTVLSDTERFWPAVGRTLAFTGVALAFEVVLGMGIALLLWRPFRGEKWVRVAILLPLVATPVAVGMMWRLIFDPNIGFVNQLLGMVGIPPQPWLSGQDTALGTTIFMDVWQWTPMVVLILLAGLTSLSDEPDEAARVDGANAFQRFFYITLPLMMPTVIVAILLRGIDALKTFDILYATKGKGGGSFHEVETLNVYAYGLSFDYNQYGLSSAVLILFFMIIIGSMWLLTMRKKAVSK from the coding sequence CTCCGCCTGGGCCAACCGGCACCGCAAATGGCTCTTCGCGGCCCCGGCCATGATCTTCGTCGGTGTGCTGATCATTTTTCCGCTTGCCTGGACCCTTTACCTCAGCCTTACCGACTCCCAAGGCTCCGTCCGGGCCGCCACCGAGTTCATCGGGCTGCAGAACTACCTCACGGTCCTCAGCGACACCGAGCGTTTCTGGCCCGCGGTGGGCCGCACCCTGGCCTTCACCGGCGTAGCCCTGGCCTTTGAAGTGGTGCTGGGCATGGGCATCGCGTTGCTCCTCTGGCGGCCGTTCCGGGGTGAAAAGTGGGTCCGCGTGGCCATCCTGTTGCCGCTGGTGGCAACCCCTGTGGCCGTCGGCATGATGTGGCGGCTGATCTTCGACCCCAACATCGGCTTCGTCAACCAGCTCCTGGGCATGGTGGGCATCCCGCCCCAGCCGTGGCTGTCCGGCCAGGACACTGCCCTGGGCACCACCATCTTCATGGACGTCTGGCAGTGGACCCCCATGGTGGTCCTGATCCTGCTGGCCGGCCTGACCTCGCTGTCCGACGAACCGGACGAGGCCGCACGCGTGGACGGTGCCAACGCCTTCCAGCGCTTCTTCTACATCACCCTGCCCCTCATGATGCCCACCGTGATCGTGGCCATCCTGCTGCGCGGCATCGATGCCCTGAAGACCTTCGACATCCTTTACGCCACCAAGGGCAAGGGCGGCGGCTCGTTCCACGAAGTGGAAACGCTGAACGTCTACGCCTACGGACTGAGCTTCGACTACAACCAGTACGGGCTCTCCTCGGCGGTGCTGATCCTGTTCTTCATGATCATCATCGGTTCCATGTGGCTGCTCACCATGCGCAAGAAAGCGGTAAGCAAATGA
- a CDS encoding carbohydrate ABC transporter permease, producing MTVMTDSAATTADNQPRRRRKPLATRAYKVFRVVALVLVVLFLLAPLFWMLLASLKTNVDIYDTAKAFIFSPTFENYANVLQRNNYFVFVVNSFWVAFVSTALSIVLGVPAAYAMSRFTMHRSALVVLMARVIPGVSLLVPWYYVFSNLRMVGKFEVLILSHMFVALPLIVYIMMSYFDSLPLELEESAEVDGLTPIGAFRLITLPLAVSGIATAGILSFIFSWNNFMFALVLSGAKTKTLPVAIFDFVSYASIDWGGLMAAATVVTIPIMIIALFTQKYIVSGLTAGATKG from the coding sequence ATGACCGTCATGACAGACTCCGCCGCCACCACCGCGGACAACCAGCCCCGCCGCCGCCGCAAGCCCCTGGCCACCCGCGCCTACAAAGTGTTCCGCGTGGTGGCGCTGGTCCTGGTGGTGCTGTTCCTGCTGGCCCCGCTGTTCTGGATGCTCCTGGCGTCGCTGAAGACCAACGTGGACATCTACGACACCGCCAAGGCCTTCATCTTCTCGCCCACTTTCGAGAACTACGCCAACGTGCTGCAGCGCAACAACTACTTCGTCTTTGTGGTCAACAGCTTCTGGGTGGCTTTCGTCTCCACTGCGCTGTCGATCGTCCTGGGCGTCCCGGCTGCCTACGCGATGAGCCGGTTCACCATGCACCGCTCCGCGCTGGTGGTCCTGATGGCCCGCGTCATCCCGGGCGTCTCACTCCTGGTTCCCTGGTACTACGTCTTCTCCAACCTGCGGATGGTTGGCAAGTTCGAGGTGCTGATCCTCAGCCACATGTTCGTGGCGCTCCCGCTGATCGTGTACATCATGATGAGCTACTTCGATTCCCTGCCGCTGGAGCTGGAGGAGTCGGCAGAGGTGGACGGCCTTACGCCGATCGGGGCGTTCCGGCTGATCACGCTTCCGCTGGCGGTGTCCGGCATCGCCACGGCCGGCATCCTGTCCTTCATCTTCTCGTGGAACAACTTCATGTTCGCGCTGGTGCTCTCCGGTGCCAAGACCAAGACGCTGCCGGTGGCGATCTTCGACTTCGTCTCCTACGCCAGCATCGACTGGGGCGGGCTGATGGCCGCGGCGACAGTCGTGACCATCCCCATCATGATCATCGCGCTCTTCACGCAGAAGTACATCGTCTCCGGCCTGACGGCCGGCGCAACCAAGGGTTAG
- the dgoD gene encoding galactonate dehydratase → MTVISRIETFLVPPRWLFVRVETESGIVGWGEATCEGRSETVRTAVEQLSELLIGRDALRIEDHWQVMTKGSFYRGGPILASAVSGLDQALWDIAGKHFNTPVHQLLGGHVRDRIRMYGWVGGDEPNEVADQISAQLEVGLTAVKMNASGRMSPVASVAEIDGVIRRVAAARQVLGDHRDVAVDFHGRFSLANAKRVAPLLEPFRPFFLEEPVVPENTHLLREFTSSTTTPVSTGERLYNRQEFLPALQAGIAVAQPDLSHAGGITEVRKIAALAEVYEVQLAPHCPLGPLALAACLQVGFATPNFLIQEQSIGIHYNQGAEVLDYVVDKTPFKFVNGHIERLTGPGLGIEIDEAVVRAADKRGHAWRGPVWRHPDGSFAEW, encoded by the coding sequence GTGACCGTCATCAGCCGGATCGAAACATTCCTGGTCCCGCCCCGCTGGCTCTTTGTCCGGGTGGAGACCGAAAGCGGCATCGTGGGGTGGGGCGAGGCAACCTGCGAGGGCCGCAGCGAAACTGTGCGCACCGCCGTCGAGCAACTCTCGGAACTGCTCATTGGCAGGGACGCCCTCCGGATTGAAGACCACTGGCAGGTGATGACCAAGGGGTCCTTCTACCGGGGCGGACCCATCCTGGCCAGCGCCGTTTCCGGCCTGGACCAGGCCCTCTGGGACATCGCCGGCAAGCACTTCAACACCCCTGTGCACCAGCTCCTGGGCGGCCACGTCCGCGACCGGATCCGGATGTACGGCTGGGTGGGCGGTGACGAACCGAATGAGGTGGCCGACCAGATCAGCGCCCAGCTGGAGGTGGGCCTCACGGCCGTGAAAATGAACGCCAGCGGCCGGATGAGCCCGGTGGCCTCGGTGGCGGAGATCGACGGCGTCATCCGCCGTGTTGCCGCGGCGCGCCAGGTCCTGGGCGACCACCGGGACGTGGCCGTGGACTTCCACGGCCGCTTCAGCCTGGCCAACGCCAAACGGGTGGCACCCCTGCTGGAGCCTTTCCGGCCCTTCTTCCTCGAAGAGCCGGTGGTCCCGGAGAACACCCACCTGCTGCGGGAATTCACCTCCTCCACCACCACGCCGGTGTCCACAGGGGAGCGGCTGTACAACCGGCAGGAGTTCCTGCCCGCCCTGCAGGCCGGTATTGCCGTGGCGCAGCCGGACCTCTCGCACGCCGGCGGCATCACCGAGGTCCGCAAGATCGCCGCCCTGGCCGAGGTCTACGAAGTCCAGCTGGCACCGCATTGCCCGCTGGGACCTCTGGCGCTCGCCGCCTGCCTCCAGGTCGGTTTTGCCACGCCCAACTTCCTCATCCAGGAGCAAAGCATCGGCATCCACTACAACCAGGGCGCCGAAGTCCTCGACTACGTGGTGGACAAGACCCCCTTCAAGTTCGTGAACGGCCACATCGAACGGCTCACCGGACCCGGGTTGGGCATCGAAATCGATGAAGCCGTGGTCCGGGCAGCGGACAAGCGCGGCCACGCCTGGCGCGGTCCGGTGTGGCGCCACCCCGACGGATCCTTCGCAGAATGGTGA
- a CDS encoding bifunctional 4-hydroxy-2-oxoglutarate aldolase/2-dehydro-3-deoxy-phosphogluconate aldolase codes for MTSQNPAVTPASLLAGIRQARLVGIVRGNDGGAAAKAALAAMEEGFQYVEIALTTPNALEAIREVRAAAPAGCLVGAGTVLSEADVERVTAAGGQFIVTPSLAPSISEAAAAGIPVLAGALTPSEAYEAMERGATAIKLFPASIGGPGYLKAVRDPFPDIPFIAVGGVGLSEATGYWEAGAIAVGLGGPLFGTSASGGDLTEMRDRARSFLGLAAEFAARTGTGS; via the coding sequence ATGACATCCCAGAATCCAGCCGTTACCCCTGCCAGCCTGCTGGCCGGCATCCGGCAGGCCCGCCTTGTCGGCATTGTCCGCGGGAACGACGGCGGTGCTGCCGCCAAGGCCGCGCTGGCGGCAATGGAGGAGGGTTTCCAGTACGTGGAGATTGCCCTCACCACGCCCAACGCGCTGGAGGCCATCCGTGAGGTCCGCGCGGCTGCCCCGGCCGGCTGCCTGGTGGGCGCCGGCACCGTCCTCAGCGAGGCCGACGTCGAACGTGTCACCGCAGCCGGCGGCCAGTTCATCGTTACGCCCTCCCTGGCACCCTCGATCAGTGAGGCAGCTGCCGCCGGCATCCCGGTCCTGGCCGGGGCGCTGACGCCCAGCGAGGCCTATGAGGCGATGGAACGCGGCGCCACCGCCATCAAGCTGTTCCCGGCGTCCATCGGCGGGCCCGGCTACCTGAAGGCCGTGCGGGATCCCTTCCCGGACATCCCGTTCATCGCAGTGGGAGGGGTGGGGCTCAGTGAAGCCACCGGTTACTGGGAAGCCGGCGCCATCGCCGTTGGACTGGGCGGGCCCCTGTTCGGCACGTCAGCGTCAGGTGGGGACCTGACGGAAATGCGGGACCGCGCGCGCAGCTTCCTGGGCCTTGCTGCCGAATTCGCAGCCAGGACCGGTACCGGCTCATGA
- a CDS encoding sugar kinase translates to MTAGTESAPDRPAPVDLLTFGESMVSLRSTGPLANGGTLNMQVAGAESNVAIGVARLGHTSAWAGSVGADPHGEFIVKQLRGEGVRLHHGVHAERSTGVMFLEQRTADLSRAFYYRAGSAGATISRHHVAAALDQGARILHLTGITPALSAEARDAAEYAAGRAATEGMVVSLDVNYRSKLWSRDQARAVLGPLARHATIVVASDDELDLIAPPQAGSGAAGRPGDTGASDEATADVEACAARGLLEAGVREVVVKRGAAGAAVYTAEGLLEVPALAVTCLDTVGAGDAFTAGYLSALLGGAEVPERLHRGILAGAFAVSTRGDWEGLPRPDELALLDAARGSTQR, encoded by the coding sequence ATGACTGCTGGTACCGAATCCGCCCCGGACCGCCCCGCTCCGGTGGACCTGCTGACCTTCGGCGAATCCATGGTCTCGCTCCGATCAACAGGGCCCCTGGCCAACGGCGGCACGCTGAACATGCAGGTGGCCGGGGCGGAATCGAACGTTGCCATTGGCGTCGCACGCCTTGGCCACACTTCCGCCTGGGCCGGGTCTGTCGGCGCTGATCCGCACGGCGAATTCATCGTGAAGCAGTTACGGGGCGAGGGCGTCCGGCTGCACCACGGCGTCCATGCGGAGCGCAGCACCGGGGTGATGTTCCTGGAACAGCGCACCGCCGACCTCAGCAGGGCCTTCTACTACCGTGCCGGTTCGGCGGGGGCCACCATTTCACGTCATCATGTGGCCGCCGCGCTGGACCAGGGCGCCCGGATCCTGCACCTGACCGGCATCACGCCTGCACTTAGTGCCGAGGCGCGGGACGCCGCGGAGTACGCCGCCGGACGAGCTGCCACCGAAGGGATGGTGGTCTCCCTCGATGTCAATTACCGCAGCAAGCTCTGGTCCCGGGACCAGGCACGGGCGGTGCTGGGACCCTTGGCGCGGCACGCCACCATCGTTGTGGCGTCCGACGACGAACTGGACCTGATTGCCCCACCCCAGGCGGGGAGCGGCGCGGCAGGGCGTCCGGGCGATACCGGCGCCAGCGACGAAGCCACTGCCGACGTAGAGGCTTGTGCAGCCAGGGGGCTGCTGGAGGCCGGAGTCCGGGAAGTGGTGGTAAAGCGGGGCGCCGCGGGCGCCGCCGTCTATACAGCCGAGGGCCTTCTCGAAGTGCCCGCCCTCGCCGTGACCTGCCTGGACACCGTCGGGGCCGGCGACGCATTCACCGCCGGCTACCTTTCGGCTCTGCTCGGCGGTGCAGAAGTTCCCGAACGCCTGCACCGCGGCATCCTTGCCGGCGCCTTCGCAGTCAGCACCCGCGGCGACTGGGAAGGGCTGCCCCGTCCCGATGAACTTGCCCTGCTCGATGCCGCCAGGGGCAGCACCCAGCGCTGA
- the manD gene encoding D-mannonate dehydratase ManD, producing the protein MKIVAADVFVTSPSRNFVTLRITTEDGVTGIGDATLNGRELAVAAYLREHVAQLLIGKDPHRIEDTWQFLYRSAYWRRGPVTMAAIAAVDMALWDIKGKLAGMPVYQLLGGASRSGLRAYGHASGADIESLFDSVREHLELGYKSIRIQTAVPGIKAVYGVAAQAQASGERYDYEPAGRGAFPVEEDWDTRAYLRHLPGVFEAVRNEFGPEIPLLHDGHHRMTPIQAAKLGKALEPYDLFWLEDCTPAENQEGLRLVRQHTITPLAIGEIFNTVWDYQTLIKEQLIDYVRAASTHFGGISPLKKVMDFAAQYQIKSGFHGPTDISPVGFAAQLHVGLAIHNYGIQEYMQHSVKTNEVFEQSMTFVDGYLHPGDKPGIGVEFNEEAAAAYPYQQAYLPYNRLVDGTVHDW; encoded by the coding sequence ATGAAGATTGTCGCCGCTGATGTGTTTGTGACCAGTCCCTCACGGAACTTCGTCACCCTCCGGATCACCACTGAGGATGGGGTGACCGGTATTGGTGACGCCACGCTGAACGGTCGCGAGCTGGCGGTTGCCGCGTATCTGCGGGAGCATGTGGCGCAGTTGTTGATTGGGAAGGATCCGCATCGGATTGAGGATACGTGGCAGTTCCTGTACCGGAGTGCGTATTGGCGGCGGGGTCCGGTGACGATGGCGGCGATCGCTGCGGTGGATATGGCGTTGTGGGATATCAAGGGCAAGCTGGCGGGGATGCCGGTGTATCAGCTCCTCGGTGGTGCTTCCCGGAGTGGGTTGCGGGCGTATGGGCATGCGTCGGGGGCCGATATTGAGTCGTTGTTTGATTCGGTGCGCGAGCATTTGGAGTTGGGGTATAAGTCGATCCGGATCCAGACGGCGGTGCCGGGGATCAAGGCTGTGTATGGGGTGGCGGCGCAGGCGCAGGCGTCGGGGGAGCGGTATGACTATGAGCCGGCGGGGCGCGGTGCGTTCCCGGTGGAGGAGGACTGGGACACCAGGGCGTATTTGCGGCACCTGCCGGGGGTGTTTGAGGCGGTGCGGAATGAGTTCGGTCCGGAGATCCCGTTGTTGCATGATGGGCATCACCGGATGACGCCGATCCAGGCGGCGAAGCTGGGCAAGGCGTTGGAGCCGTATGACCTGTTCTGGTTGGAGGACTGCACGCCGGCGGAGAACCAGGAAGGGCTGCGCCTGGTGCGCCAGCACACCATTACGCCGCTGGCGATCGGGGAGATCTTTAATACGGTGTGGGATTACCAGACGCTGATCAAGGAGCAGCTGATTGATTATGTGCGGGCGGCGTCCACGCACTTTGGCGGGATCTCCCCGTTGAAGAAGGTGATGGATTTCGCGGCGCAGTACCAGATCAAGTCCGGTTTCCATGGGCCGACGGATATTTCCCCGGTGGGGTTCGCGGCGCAGCTGCACGTGGGGTTGGCCATCCATAACTACGGGATCCAGGAGTACATGCAGCACTCGGTGAAGACCAACGAGGTGTTCGAGCAGTCCATGACGTTCGTGGACGGGTACCTGCACCCGGGCGACAAGCCGGGCATCGGCGTGGAGTTCAACGAAGAAGCCGCCGCCGCTTACCCGTACCAGCAGGCCTACCTGCCCTACAACCGCCTCGTCGACGGCACCGTCCACGACTGGTAG
- a CDS encoding class I SAM-dependent methyltransferase — translation MNQIAAFYTGPGRLVAAISAALDAAGVDRATLRPADLAAVDEFHIRGRRATLEIVEALGLTAQSHVLDLGSGLGGPARTLAELTGCTVTGVDLTPEFCQVAAALSEWTGLSHRTRFQVGDATATGLPDGSVDASLSVHVAMNIPNKHALYAEAFRVLRPGGRFVVYDVLQGEGGAVHYPVPWAAGPSTSFPATLEDMLELLPAAGFDVISEVDSSDESLAWFQQMLAKIQRDGPPPVTFATFLGESFAQMTANQVANLAERRIRTVMFVCSRPS, via the coding sequence ATGAACCAGATCGCCGCCTTCTACACCGGCCCCGGGAGGCTTGTAGCGGCCATCAGCGCTGCCCTGGACGCGGCCGGTGTGGACCGCGCAACGCTGCGGCCGGCCGATCTCGCTGCTGTTGACGAGTTCCACATCCGTGGCCGCAGGGCAACCCTGGAAATCGTGGAAGCACTCGGACTCACAGCCCAGTCCCATGTGCTTGACCTCGGCAGCGGACTGGGAGGTCCCGCGCGGACGCTCGCCGAGCTGACAGGGTGCACCGTCACCGGTGTCGACCTCACCCCGGAATTCTGCCAGGTGGCGGCCGCGCTCTCGGAATGGACAGGCCTGTCCCACCGCACCCGTTTCCAGGTGGGGGACGCAACAGCCACCGGTCTTCCCGACGGGTCCGTCGACGCGTCACTAAGTGTGCATGTGGCCATGAACATCCCCAACAAGCACGCGCTCTATGCGGAAGCCTTCCGGGTCCTTCGGCCGGGCGGCCGGTTCGTGGTTTATGACGTTCTGCAGGGTGAAGGCGGGGCAGTGCACTACCCGGTGCCGTGGGCTGCTGGCCCCTCGACAAGCTTTCCCGCGACCCTGGAAGACATGCTCGAACTCCTCCCCGCGGCAGGTTTTGATGTGATCTCGGAAGTCGACTCGTCGGACGAGAGCCTTGCCTGGTTCCAGCAGATGCTCGCCAAAATCCAGCGGGACGGGCCGCCACCAGTGACCTTCGCGACCTTCCTTGGCGAGAGCTTCGCTCAGATGACTGCCAATCAGGTAGCCAACCTCGCCGAACGGCGCATCCGGACCGTCATGTTCGTGTGCTCAAGGCCGTCCTGA
- a CDS encoding MarR family winged helix-turn-helix transcriptional regulator produces the protein MAALGTEIQPPRLAASRMGSDMGVLLARLHERGAGLNKRALADFALRERSFSILALACSGLEPTPREVAEFLNLEPGQVSTLVDDLEWRGLVERAQGKQDRRAKIIVSTAEGRKMHAKARAAMDVAELNQLAVLSGEESQELKRLLRKALWGAAE, from the coding sequence ATGGCCGCCTTGGGCACCGAAATTCAGCCCCCGCGCCTCGCGGCATCCAGGATGGGCAGCGACATGGGCGTCCTGCTCGCCCGGCTGCATGAAAGGGGAGCAGGACTCAACAAACGGGCACTGGCAGACTTTGCACTCCGCGAGCGTTCCTTCTCCATCCTGGCGCTGGCTTGCAGTGGACTTGAGCCGACTCCGCGCGAGGTCGCCGAGTTCCTGAACCTTGAGCCGGGCCAAGTGTCCACGCTGGTGGACGACCTGGAATGGCGGGGCCTTGTGGAGCGCGCGCAGGGAAAGCAGGACCGACGGGCCAAAATCATCGTCTCCACCGCGGAGGGGCGGAAGATGCACGCCAAGGCCCGCGCTGCCATGGATGTTGCGGAGCTGAATCAGCTTGCGGTGCTGTCCGGGGAGGAGTCGCAGGAGTTGAAGCGACTGCTCCGTAAAGCGCTGTGGGGTGCTGCGGAGTAG
- a CDS encoding bile acid:sodium symporter family protein, producing MLEATKPQNSPDGAPVNPALEAESRIARIAVTVFPILVVAAGIIGFLLPGVFKPIAPSVPYLLGIIMFCMGLTLTPPDFAAVAKRPWAVALGIVAHYIIMPGAGWLIAGALNLEPELAVGVILVGCAPSGTASNVMAFLAKGDVALSVAVASVSTIIAPIVTPLLVLFLAGSYLQIDAAGMVGDIVKTVLLPVVAGLLARLFLKKLVAKVLPALPWASAVVISLIVAIVVAGSASKIISAGAIVFLAVVLHNGFGLGLGYLAGKLGRLDDKARRALAFEVGMQNSGLAATLATAHFTPLAALPSAVFSLWHNISGAIVAAWLARRPLQDKREDRTSASLTKQA from the coding sequence ATGCTTGAGGCAACTAAACCCCAGAATTCCCCGGATGGGGCACCCGTCAACCCTGCGCTGGAAGCGGAAAGCAGGATCGCCCGTATCGCCGTGACGGTGTTCCCCATCCTGGTGGTGGCCGCAGGCATCATCGGCTTCCTGCTCCCCGGAGTCTTCAAGCCCATTGCCCCCAGCGTTCCGTACCTGCTGGGCATCATCATGTTCTGCATGGGCCTGACGCTCACGCCACCCGACTTCGCCGCGGTGGCCAAGCGCCCGTGGGCGGTGGCCCTGGGCATCGTTGCCCACTACATCATCATGCCCGGAGCCGGCTGGCTGATCGCCGGGGCCCTCAACCTTGAGCCCGAGCTGGCCGTCGGCGTCATCCTGGTGGGCTGCGCCCCCTCCGGAACGGCCTCCAATGTGATGGCCTTCCTGGCCAAGGGCGATGTTGCCCTCTCCGTAGCGGTTGCCTCCGTTTCCACGATCATCGCACCGATCGTCACCCCGCTGCTGGTCCTGTTCCTGGCCGGTTCGTACCTTCAGATTGATGCGGCCGGCATGGTGGGGGACATCGTTAAGACCGTGCTGCTGCCGGTGGTTGCCGGCCTCCTCGCCCGGCTGTTCCTCAAGAAGCTCGTCGCGAAGGTGCTGCCGGCACTGCCGTGGGCGTCCGCCGTCGTGATCTCCCTGATCGTGGCCATCGTGGTGGCCGGCAGCGCCAGCAAGATCATCAGCGCCGGGGCCATTGTGTTCCTCGCCGTGGTGCTGCACAACGGCTTCGGGCTGGGCCTGGGTTACCTGGCCGGCAAGCTGGGCCGGCTGGACGACAAGGCCCGGCGTGCCCTTGCCTTCGAGGTGGGCATGCAGAACTCGGGCCTGGCCGCCACGCTGGCCACTGCGCACTTCACCCCGCTGGCCGCACTCCCGTCCGCCGTGTTCTCGCTGTGGCACAACATCTCCGGCGCCATCGTGGCTGCCTGGCTGGCCCGGCGTCCGCTCCAGGACAAGCGCGAAGACAGGACAAGCGCCAGCCTCACAAAACAGGCCTGA